Proteins encoded by one window of Chondromyces crocatus:
- a CDS encoding VOC family protein, protein MQAHLIFFVQDQAASGAFYAQVLGRAPRLDVPGMTEFQLGEGAVLGLMPERSIARLLGPPIEPAQVRGPGRAELYLLVDAPGSYHARALACGARELSPLSLRSWGHEVAYSLDVDGHVLAFARAAEGGEPA, encoded by the coding sequence GTGCAAGCGCATCTCATCTTCTTCGTGCAGGATCAGGCGGCCAGCGGAGCCTTCTACGCGCAGGTGCTCGGGCGCGCGCCGCGGCTCGACGTGCCTGGGATGACCGAGTTTCAGCTCGGTGAGGGTGCGGTGCTCGGGTTGATGCCGGAGCGCTCGATCGCGCGGCTGCTCGGTCCGCCGATCGAGCCCGCGCAGGTGCGGGGGCCGGGGCGCGCGGAGCTGTACCTGCTGGTCGATGCGCCGGGGTCGTACCACGCGCGCGCGCTGGCGTGCGGGGCCCGGGAGCTGAGCCCGCTGTCGCTGCGGTCGTGGGGGCATGAGGTGGCGTACAGCCTCGATGTGGATGGGCACGTGCTGGCGTTCGCGCG